agtttcgttaaggcctaagggcatgttttttcgagctcaaacagggtacacgaattctcagggtcGGCCATCGTAAATGCTTATGTTTTTTGTAAAAACCAGTATGTTTTGCATAagttttcgtaaaccatttgagtttatGGAAATTCACAAACCATATGTGTTAGTTAAAACTTGTTTGTAGCATGGTTTAAGAATATGTAATTTTTGTTTATCAAAAACCTTATGTGTCTTAGCAAAACGTGTATGTCTAGAAAATATGTAATTTTTGATTACCGAAAACCTTGTTTGTTTTCGCAAaatgtgcatgtctttccaccctgaaaacatttagaaaaatgtaaaaccgtaaaaaggtgagattatgaactcacctggatttCCTTTTGCAAAACTAGCTAAATACGACTCCGTGAAgtcgtttccaagacgtgacTTGCTAGCATGCATTCTATAATATCCCTAagacggaatatcttataagtttctaaataaatgtggtaactaaactacgtgtcatcgaGTTCTACCTAATCGCTAACCGAACGATCCAATAGTATGGTGTTAACTTAATGAAAACGATCAAGTTATACTTGTTAAGTTCCGTTTAATGTCGGTGAAAATTACTAAGTCTTGGAAAGACTTAGTTTTCAAgagatttaaaatatataaatatttatataaaaatatataaatatatcgatAGAATCTCGTTAATCGTCTCGAGAAGTCGTGCGTGTATGTAACGAATATTTgtatgaaaataatatataacaaactCGTATTATATGCCGCGTCTCATATGATAATTAACTTcacaaaatttgatttttttacttttaacccaagacttttcatcttttgtaatttaagcTCACAAGTTTGTACTTTTATATTTGGTCCTTATACTTTCCACATTTCGTAAGTATTCgttttatgtttcgttctaaatcTTACGAGTTAACACAGCGAGACGCTCGTGGGTAGTTTAACGTTTTGTGTGCTTATATGGCGCAATGTGTGAGGGTCACAACACGTGCGtcttagatcgacttagttattttctatattttacgttttgttttaatttttcaaattaaCATGCCGCAACTTAAATATTAGTGGTCACCGGTAGAGATGTGGTATTGATGCTAATCAGCATGGTTATGGTTTTAGACCCCTACACAATATGAGAGCTTAATGCTAGTTAATATTTCTTTAAAACATTTTAATCCCTTGTAACAAATTAATTCCTTTATATAACGGAATGTCATGCGAGCCAAAGTACCTTActattaatatatatattgtGGGGTCACCTCCCCTTGCATATATAAACGCCAACCTCCTTAGTGTTGTTGTTGGTTTCTTAGGTTCTAAGCTTTGGAAGCAGTCTATTAAGACTGGCTTTTCTACCATAAAGCTAAGCCATCTGCCACACATCCACAAACCCTACTCTTCATACTCATGGATGGTATGAACCATTTTCCTACGGATGAATGGATACAACAGTATCCCAACACAGCCATGGCTGGGGCAGGTGGTGAACCATATGATGCTACTTCCACAGCGATCTACAGAGATTCTAGCCAAGGAACGACTGCCCAGGCTGGTGAAGCTGGTCCTAAACCCATACGAAGGCGGTCGAGGGCATCCCGGAGAACACCGGTCACCGTCCTGAATGCTAGTCCAACTGAATTTAGGGCGTTGGTTCAACGCTTCACCGGCTGTGATAGCAAAGAAAACGCGGCTTCGGCTTCGATGGTCAATTTACCAAAAGGTCCTGTCAACATAGACTTTGCAAGGAATGATGCAACTGAAAGTTCATCAAGGTATGCATACTTTGATAATCAGGCCAGGTCATCTCTACAAGCTGAGCAAGTGCAACAAGTAGGTGGCTGGAATCATTTGCAGGCTGGCTATGGAATACAGAATGCTCCTGGTATGCATGAATCCATTGATGAATCTTCATTAATGGCACCTCAAAGAGATGGTGGCAACCATGGGTATAATGTTTGAAGGTGTTTTGGACTTTTCATTTATATATAGTTTTATTAAATTTTACTTATTACATCCTTATGCAGCTAGTGCAGTTTGGTTCAGATAAACAATAAAATGCCAGTCGTTTTACCTAACTTTCATGTTTCATGATCAGGATTTCATTTAGAATTGCAGCTTTAGCTTTTCCATGTAAATAGAGTTTGTTTTGGAATATTATGGATTTCACACCATAAATCATTGAAGTTCTTTCATCTCTCTTAAATTTTAAACAGTAGTTTATATAAATTATCATGTTGATTTTGATTTAGGTGATCGCTTTAAATTTCATTTCAACCCTTAGGATTATTAATACACAGACTTTGGGTTAAGCCGTCCTCTCTCCACATATAAATTATCAGCTAAGGTCTACAAGTTTGTAAAAAGCTTTTTATGTTTGAAGATGAGGCTTTGGTTTGTGATCCGTTTTCATCTAAGTTTTTAGGTATGTGGATAAGGAATAAGGTGGGCATAATTGGgatacaaaacatgttttatcaacATTCTCCtaaatgaaattaaaaaaagTAAATGTTTGACTTTATAGAGTTTATATTATAACATCAGTGCAAAAGGTTACAGAATACGGGTCCCAACACATGCATAGGACCAAATGACATCGTAAGTTTCCACAGAACCAATGGGTTGTTTCCTTGAAGCATCAGACCTGATGAATTAGTTTTAATTTGACCCCAAAAAGACATCCCTTTCAAGTTGGACTTTTCATCCATTTCAACTATGTGTGAACTCTAGGataatacacacacatatatatatatatatgtatatatgtatagagaaagagaaggatccgttaggaccaccctttattgtgagaaccgcgagaaacaGTATGAACACAAACAGTattacctaaaaaaatctaaaaaaatccaaattttttttttactattttttttggaaaatcgctatatttcgtttataataaaaaaatttcaaaaaaaaaaaaaaatcgagtcacagttatccatgcacatgtgcatttgtatcatttctttgacaaattccgtaattcgttacaaatattagacaattgcactttcatttacactaccacgtgtaatacactactttttacgttaacaaaataagaaatgcacatgtgcatttataCGTATCAACATAAAATAAGGTgtgttggtacactactttctctttcatctatcattccatccataatacacaaacatgcacatgtgtaTTTTTGTCAtgtctttgacaaattccgtaattcattacaaatattagacaattgcactttcatttacactaccatatgtaatacactgctttttacattaccaatattagaaatgcacacgtgcatctatatgtatcaacatgaaataaggtgttttggtacactactttgaatacactttccctttcatctatcataccatccataatacactatcATTActtcctaccatccataatacaacaccattaccaatattttcactttattacatgtatatcaacaccatttataccattcGGTcatcatattacatcataaagtaacAACTAtagccaaaccatcaaccactagatataactaaccaaaaaacatgtatatgggcctacttctccattcaaaatcacaaacttttttttactaaaacatgttatatcatggttatacctaatgattcacatgtgcattttgaatattgataatgtaaaaagtagtgtattacggatagtattgtaaattaaagtgcaattgtctattactgataacgtattacggaatttgtcgaagtaatgatacatatgcacatgtgcatggataactgttactaaaaaaaagtatttttttttgataactaaatatagcgatttttgttaaaaaaaacattaaaaaaaatttgagtgctttttttatttttttttagattttattttatgttcacattggttctcgcgattctcgcaataagggtggttctcaaatgaaccttaccatatatatatatatatatatatatatatatatatatatatatatatatatatatatatacactagtcgtttacccgcgcgatgcggcgggaaacatattatttaggttggtgagtttagctAAGTGTTTGGCTATGTACAGGGCGACGCCGATAATTTACAACTCAAAACTCGTTTTCTGTTAGTTTATCAATATTCTAGGTGGTTCCCGTGCTTTACGTTAGACACGCCGATTTCTAACAAAAATTTAAATAGAAATGTAAATGCAACAACACCTGGAACTAAAAAAATACCTAGAACTACTATATTATATGACGAAGAAAAAGTATCAGCTCTTGTAACAAAAATAGCCAAACACTTAGATTATGTGGATTCAAACTGAGGTATATTGTAAAGTATAGATAAATGAAATGACGTTGATGCGTACGCCGTAGATGTTACATAAGGTTTTTTCTGTTGGATTTCTGGTCGCAAATATAAATACCAAGTCCCATGCCTTGTTTATATTGTTATGTAACAATAAAGTATACAAGAGACTTGAAAATAAATCCCAAACCAATTGCCTTGTTTCCGTTCTAGACACATTAATCCATACATTTATACCCTTATACTCATAGAATAAAcaaattataataatattatgtgtaaatgatatttttatatattttctagTAGGAAACCCGCGCGATGCGACGGCAACAACAATTTACACCGCAATATTAGTTTTATGTTAATTTATAAACCATCTTGTGATAAAGCAATCAGAACACCACAAATGACAAACCCACCCGTAAACACCAcgatcacacccccaaaattcatcCCCTAATCAAAGAACAAACTCGGATATATCAAGAAACTCACAGTACTTGATAAATTGTTAATAACTACAGATCTTTTACATTAAATCTTGTTAATTTTTAAAAGGGGAAACCTAAATcttgaaagtttgctacaaatcAATGTATAACAgagaaataaaaacaaaaatcccACCTTTTTGTTTCAAGATTTAAAAAAGATTCAATTCTGGGAAAATAATAAAGAATTCACAAAAAAATCAAACATTTTATGCAAGGGGTCATCTAGTATTGCCACTTATAAACTTATTCAAACAAATTTCTAACAGATAGTAAAATATTTTGATGTTAAATAAGCACCAAATCAATAAAAACTAAACCGTTTTAAGCAAACTCTTAGAATAATCTTAAGGAACCATTTAAGCAAACTCCTAGAATAATCTTCAAGAACAATTTTAAGCAAACACCTATGATCTTGTTGACACTTCTGCGGTAGGAACCAATTGGACAGCTCCATCCACAGCTGTTAACATGGCCTTGCAGTTGCTCCTATAGGTCACCAAAGGAGGACCCTTACTACAGTTGTTAACATGGTTTTTCCGAAACTCAATCTGACCTGAACCAATCACAAGTGAAAGAGAAATGATGCAGCTGAATATTGATTAAAAAGAAGAGAAATTTCAAGTTCATACAAAAATTGTAAATCGTAAGATAAATTaataaacatttaaa
The sequence above is drawn from the Helianthus annuus cultivar XRQ/B chromosome 12, HanXRQr2.0-SUNRISE, whole genome shotgun sequence genome and encodes:
- the LOC110895809 gene encoding VQ motif-containing protein 22-like, yielding MDGMNHFPTDEWIQQYPNTAMAGAGGEPYDATSTAIYRDSSQGTTAQAGEAGPKPIRRRSRASRRTPVTVLNASPTEFRALVQRFTGCDSKENAASASMVNLPKGPVNIDFARNDATESSSRYAYFDNQARSSLQAEQVQQVGGWNHLQAGYGIQNAPGMHESIDESSLMAPQRDGGNHGYNV